In Acidimicrobiales bacterium, the sequence CCCGCCTCGTCGGGCAACCCGTGGACCACCGAGGTGTCGGGCCTGCTCACCTTCCGGGGCAACCCGACCCGCTCCTACTACGGCTCCGGCCCCATGCCCACCGCCCCCGAGGTGCTCTGGAGCGTCCCCGGCGAGGGCGGCTTCTGCGGCGAGTCGGCGGTGGGCGGCCAGTCGAAGACCTGGTGCGGCACCGGGTGGACGGGCCAGCCCTCGGTGTGGGAGGACGGCGACACGACCTGGGTGGGGTTCGGGGCCTACGACAAGAACGTCCACTTCCTGGACGCCACCGACGGCACCGACCTGATCGAGCCCTTCGACATCGGCGACATCGTCAAGGGGTCGGTCACCCGCGACCCCGACGGCTTCCCCCTGCTCTACAGCGGCAGCCGGGCCGACTTCCACGTCATCGCCACCGACCGCCCGGCGGCCGAGAGCCTGTGGAGCATGAACGCCGAGGACGTCTCGCCCACCAAGTGGAACGACGACTGGGACAGCTCCCCCCTCGTCATCGACGACTACCTGTTCGAAGGGGGCGAGAACGGCCAGTGGTACGTCATCAAGCTCAACCGGGGCCGGGACGCCGAGGGCCTGGTCACCGTGGACCCCGAGATCGTGTTCCACGCCCCGGGCTGGGACGAGGAGCTGACCGCCGACCTGTCCGGCTCGGGCAGCCGCCAGGACGACGTGTCCATCGAGGACTCGCTGGCCATCTCGGGCGACACCGTCTACTTCACCAACTCCGGCGGGCTGGTCCAGGGCTGGGACATCGGCGGGCTGGCCGACGGCGAGGAGCCCCGGCGCACCTTCCGGTTCTGGACCGGTGACGACACCGACGCCTCCATCGTGGTCGACGAGGAGGGGATGCTCTACGTGGCCCAGGAGGTGGACCGCAGCTCCAGCGCCGAGCGCAACGCCGAGGTCGGCCAGCTCATCAAGCTCGACCCCACCCGGCCCGACGATCCGCTGGTGTGGTCGGTGGCCGACGACGGGGGCATGTGGGCCACGCCGGCCATCGCCGGCGGGGTGGTCATCGCCCCCACCGACGGCGGGCGCATCGTGGGCGTCGACCGGGAGACGGGCGAGGTCCTGTGGGAGAAGGACCTGCCCGGCCCCACCTGGTCGTCCCCGGTGGTGGTGGACGACGTGTGGGTCCAGGGCGACTGCAACGGGGTGCTCCACGGCTTCGACCTGTCGGACCCCAGGGTCGAGCCACCCGAGCTGTGGGCGGTGGAGCTGGAGGGCTGCGTGGAGTCCACCCCCGCGGTGTGGGACGGCCGGATCTACGTCGGCGCCCGCGGCGGCAAGTTCTACGCGCTGGGCGATCCCTGACCGGCTCATGGTGGGCCACGGCCCGCCGATGAGGGTTCCATGGTTCGCACCGGCGGTCGCCGCAGCGCGTGGCGCCCCCTGGCCCTCCTCCTCGCCCTCGGCGTGGCGGCCGGCTGCTCGCAGGTGAGCGCGGGCCCGTCCCAGGCCCAGTACGCCGTGGCCGCCGACCAGGTCTGCACCGCCCACGAGGGTGAGGTCGACGAGATCGTCGAGGAGCAGGAGGCCGCCCCCGACCCCAGCCGCAGCGAACGGTGGGTCCGGGCCGAGCTCGTGCCGGAGTACCGGAAGATGACCCGGTCCCTGCAGGGCATCCGCCCCCCCGAGGGCGACGAGACCTATCTGGCCGGCCTGTACGCCGATCTGGACCACCAGGTCGACCTGCTCCACGCCAGCCCCGGCCGGGGCCGGGCCCTGGTCAGCGAGGACGAAGACCTGCGCCGCCGGTTCTCCAGCTACGGCATGAAGGTGTGCGGGCGGGTCTGATCCGGCCCCGCGGGTAGCGTTGCCGACCGTCCTGTTCGGCACCCGAGGAGACCACCGTGCCCGCCACCGTCCTTGTCGGCACCCAGTGGGGTGACGAGGGCAAGGGAAGGTTCACCGACCTCGTCGCCAAGGAGGCGTCGATGGTGGTCCGCTACCAGGGCGGCCACAACGCCGGCCACACGCTGGTGGTCGACGGTGAGCAGTACGCCCTGCAGCTCCTGCCCAGCGGGATCCTCTACGACCACATCACCCCCGTCATCGGCAACGGCGTGGTGGTCGACCCCAAGGTCCTGTTGGCCGAGATGGACACCTTCGCCCGCCGGGGCGTGGACGTGTCCCGGCTCAAGGTGAGCGGCAACGCCCACCTGATCCTGCCCTTCCACCAGGAGATCGACCGACTCACCGAGCGGCGCCTGGGCCGCTCCAAGCTCGGCACCACCAAGCGGGGCATCGGGCCGGCCTACGCCGACAAGTCGTCCCGGGTGGGCCTGCGGGTGCAGGACCTCCTCGACGCCAAGATCTTCCGGGCCAAGCTCGAGGCCCTGGCCAAGGAGAAGAACCAGGTCCTGGCCAAGGTGTTCAACCAGCTCCCCCTGGACGTGGACGAGATCGCCCAGCAGTACCTGGACGAGTACCGGCCCCGCCTCGAGGACCACATCGCCGACACCGTGAACCTGGTCCACGACGCCCTGGAGGCCGGCCAGCACGTGCTCTTCGAGGGGGCCCAGGCCACCTTCCTCGACCTGGACCACGGCACCTATCCGTTCGTCACCTCGTCCAACCCGGTGGCCGGCGGCGTGTGCACCGGGGCCGGGGTCGGCCCCCGCTACATCGACCGGGTGATCGGCGTGGCCAAGGCGTACGTCACCCGGGTGGGCACCGGCCCGTTCCCCACCGAGCTGGCCATGAGCTACGACGCGGTGGGGGCCAAGGACCGCGACGGCGCCTCCGAGGAGGAGATCCGCCTGGGCGACCACTTCGTGGACGTGGGCCGCGAGTACGGCGTCAACACCGGCCGCCGGCGCCGGCCGGGCTGGTTCGACGCGGTGATGCTCCGCCACGCCGTGCGGCTCAACTCCCTCTCCGAGCTGGCCGTGACCAAGCTCGACATCCTCGAC encodes:
- a CDS encoding adenylosuccinate synthase, with product MPATVLVGTQWGDEGKGRFTDLVAKEASMVVRYQGGHNAGHTLVVDGEQYALQLLPSGILYDHITPVIGNGVVVDPKVLLAEMDTFARRGVDVSRLKVSGNAHLILPFHQEIDRLTERRLGRSKLGTTKRGIGPAYADKSSRVGLRVQDLLDAKIFRAKLEALAKEKNQVLAKVFNQLPLDVDEIAQQYLDEYRPRLEDHIADTVNLVHDALEAGQHVLFEGAQATFLDLDHGTYPFVTSSNPVAGGVCTGAGVGPRYIDRVIGVAKAYVTRVGTGPFPTELAMSYDAVGAKDRDGASEEEIRLGDHFVDVGREYGVNTGRRRRPGWFDAVMLRHAVRLNSLSELAVTKLDILDTLDTVKVCVAYEVGGKRVTTLPYHQSDLHAAVPVYEEMPGWGTDLSSVTEPGGLPPEASAYLDRLESEVGVPVTLVGTGPGRAQYVHRRDG
- a CDS encoding PQQ-binding-like beta-propeller repeat protein, whose translation is MLPDGPRQGRLIRSATKRRRQQRSLAVVLVLSLLGFACVNERVTGAGIVGDRGSSSTGDDDGEAAAGPDGGPSSAPAPGPDGPTANESGYDGWVDPASSGNPWTTEVSGLLTFRGNPTRSYYGSGPMPTAPEVLWSVPGEGGFCGESAVGGQSKTWCGTGWTGQPSVWEDGDTTWVGFGAYDKNVHFLDATDGTDLIEPFDIGDIVKGSVTRDPDGFPLLYSGSRADFHVIATDRPAAESLWSMNAEDVSPTKWNDDWDSSPLVIDDYLFEGGENGQWYVIKLNRGRDAEGLVTVDPEIVFHAPGWDEELTADLSGSGSRQDDVSIEDSLAISGDTVYFTNSGGLVQGWDIGGLADGEEPRRTFRFWTGDDTDASIVVDEEGMLYVAQEVDRSSSAERNAEVGQLIKLDPTRPDDPLVWSVADDGGMWATPAIAGGVVIAPTDGGRIVGVDRETGEVLWEKDLPGPTWSSPVVVDDVWVQGDCNGVLHGFDLSDPRVEPPELWAVELEGCVESTPAVWDGRIYVGARGGKFYALGDP